The Endomicrobiales bacterium genome contains a region encoding:
- a CDS encoding peptide deformylase yields MSILQIKKYGEAVLAEHSAEIKKVTPEIKILIRNMFETMYNAPGVGLAANQVGFALRLCVIDTYASGKKCP; encoded by the coding sequence ATGTCAATATTGCAAATAAAAAAATATGGCGAAGCGGTGCTTGCAGAGCATAGTGCCGAAATAAAAAAAGTAACGCCAGAAATAAAAATTCTAATTAGGAATATGTTTGAAACAATGTACAATGCCCCGGGAGTTGGTTTAGCGGCAAATCAGGTGGGTTTTGCACTTCGTTTGTGCGTGATTGACACCTATGCGTCTGGTAAAAAGTGCCC